Proteins from one Falco naumanni isolate bFalNau1 chromosome 10, bFalNau1.pat, whole genome shotgun sequence genomic window:
- the IFITM5 gene encoding interferon-induced transmembrane protein 5, giving the protein MDTSYPQEDYLPMPSHKREPSPTTSPLPRDHLIWSIFNTIYMNFCCLGFVALAFSVKARDRKAAGDVEAARRFSAKARCYNALALAGSVVLPLLLAALVITGVIHLSKLAQESAGFFTYQFSGSNDEDK; this is encoded by the exons ATGGACACCTCCTACCCACAGGAGGATTACCTGCCCATGCCGTCCCACAAGCGGGAGCCatctcccaccacctccccgctgccccgcgACCACCTCATCTGGTCCATCTTCAACACCATCTACATGAACTTCTGCTGCCTTGGCTTCGTGGCGCTTGCCTTCTCCGTCAAG GCGCGGGACCGGAAAGCGGCCGGGGACGTGGAAGCTGCTCGGCGCTTCAGTGCCAAGGCCAGGTGCTACAACGCCCTGGCATTGGCGGGGAGCGTggtgctgccgctgctgctcgCTGCCCTGGTCATCACGGGCGTCATCCACCTCTCCAAGCTCGCCCAGGAGTCTGCTGGCTTCTTCACCTACCAGTTCAGTGGGAGCAACGACGAGGACAAGTGA